A single window of Fibrobacter sp. UWH6 DNA harbors:
- the metG gene encoding methionine--tRNA ligase, translating to MKNFYVTTPIYYVNDAPHIGHSYTTVLADILTRFHKILGYQTFFLTGTDEHGQKVQRAAAKREVDPQAHVDEYYHHFEDLWKKMGICNDFFIRTTYPEHKAYVQECLQKLWDKGEIYSKEYEGWYSVGEERFFGEDELDENKCDPISHRPVEWLKEKNYFFKMSKYQQQLIDHLNANPDWIVPDYRRNEILGFLRQPLNDLCISRPKARLSWGIPLPFDNDYVTYVWFDALLNYVSASTAFHKTFADGTPIWPATYHLIGKDILTTHSVYWPTMLMALDIPLPKHILAHGWWLVNGGEKMSKSAGNVVKPMDYMEKYGDDAFRYYLAREMVVGQDANFTHDSFVRRINADLANDLGNVLNRVHKLVLTNFEGKLPAAVVMDDAANDVMNLAKKVIEDIKQDLPQARLSQSIENIMSLVRSINRYFEIKAPWKLAKDPALKDELATVLYVAAEAVRLSLCMLWPVIPTKAEEGLKMLGTKFTSAEDLVWGLMKGGEAFGEGKPLFPRIEEEVKPQQQQQQQKPKQNKPLTAADVPAAMDLRAAKIVEVADHPDATSLYVLKVDAGEGELRTVCSGLKASYEASELKDRMILLFANLKPAPLRGIMSAGMLFAGDLEAESHKCRLVAVPEGAKPGDRALFKGVQPSEPRELKLKDFDKIALSVKNGEVFCTAGEGAAPIALEIDGKAVTCDVPEGNGVH from the coding sequence ATGAAGAACTTTTACGTTACTACCCCGATTTACTATGTGAATGATGCCCCCCATATCGGGCACTCCTACACCACCGTCCTTGCAGACATTCTTACTCGTTTCCACAAGATTCTGGGCTACCAGACCTTCTTTTTGACCGGTACCGATGAACACGGCCAGAAGGTGCAGCGTGCTGCCGCCAAGCGCGAAGTGGACCCCCAGGCCCATGTGGATGAATACTACCATCACTTCGAAGATCTCTGGAAGAAGATGGGCATCTGCAACGACTTCTTTATCCGTACCACCTACCCCGAACATAAGGCTTACGTTCAGGAATGCCTCCAGAAGCTCTGGGACAAGGGCGAAATCTATTCCAAGGAATACGAAGGCTGGTACTCCGTCGGTGAAGAACGTTTCTTTGGCGAAGACGAACTGGACGAAAACAAGTGCGACCCCATTAGCCACCGCCCGGTGGAATGGCTGAAGGAAAAGAACTACTTCTTCAAGATGAGCAAGTACCAGCAGCAGCTCATCGACCATTTGAACGCCAATCCCGACTGGATCGTTCCCGACTACCGTCGTAACGAAATCCTGGGCTTCTTGCGCCAGCCGCTGAACGACCTTTGCATCAGCCGTCCGAAGGCGCGCCTTAGCTGGGGCATTCCTCTGCCCTTCGATAACGACTATGTGACCTACGTCTGGTTTGACGCTCTCCTGAACTATGTGAGCGCCTCCACCGCTTTCCACAAGACTTTTGCCGATGGCACCCCCATCTGGCCCGCCACTTACCACCTGATCGGTAAGGACATCTTGACCACCCACAGTGTTTACTGGCCCACCATGCTCATGGCCCTGGACATTCCTCTGCCCAAGCATATTCTGGCTCACGGCTGGTGGCTGGTGAACGGTGGCGAAAAGATGAGTAAGTCTGCCGGTAACGTGGTGAAGCCCATGGACTACATGGAAAAGTATGGCGACGACGCCTTCCGCTACTATCTCGCCCGCGAAATGGTGGTTGGCCAGGACGCAAACTTCACCCACGATTCCTTTGTCCGTCGCATTAACGCCGACTTGGCAAACGACCTGGGCAACGTTCTGAACCGCGTCCACAAGCTGGTTCTCACCAACTTCGAAGGCAAGCTCCCCGCAGCAGTCGTTATGGATGACGCCGCCAACGACGTGATGAACCTGGCCAAGAAGGTCATCGAAGACATCAAGCAGGACCTGCCCCAGGCACGTCTTTCCCAGTCTATCGAAAACATCATGAGTCTGGTCCGTAGCATCAACCGCTACTTTGAAATCAAGGCTCCCTGGAAGCTGGCCAAGGACCCGGCTCTCAAGGATGAACTGGCAACCGTTCTCTATGTGGCTGCCGAAGCCGTGCGCCTCAGCCTCTGCATGCTGTGGCCGGTGATCCCCACCAAGGCTGAAGAAGGCCTCAAGATGCTGGGCACCAAGTTCACTAGCGCTGAAGACCTGGTCTGGGGTCTCATGAAGGGTGGCGAAGCTTTCGGTGAAGGCAAGCCCCTGTTCCCCCGCATCGAAGAAGAAGTGAAGCCCCAGCAGCAGCAACAGCAGCAGAAGCCCAAGCAGAACAAGCCCCTGACCGCAGCCGATGTTCCTGCCGCCATGGACCTCCGCGCCGCAAAGATCGTGGAAGTGGCAGACCATCCGGATGCAACATCCCTCTACGTTCTGAAGGTTGACGCAGGCGAAGGCGAACTCCGCACCGTTTGCTCCGGCCTGAAGGCTAGCTACGAAGCTTCTGAGCTTAAGGATCGTATGATTCTCTTGTTCGCAAACCTGAAGCCGGCCCCCCTCCGCGGTATCATGAGCGCAGGTATGCTCTTCGCAGGCGACCTGGAAGCAGAATCCCACAAGTGCCGCCTGGTGGCTGTACCCGAAGGCGCAAAGCCCGGTGACCGCGCATTGTTCAAGGGTGTTCAGCCCAGCGAACCTCGCGAACTGAAGCTGAAGGATTTCGACAAGATCGCTCTCTCCGTCAAGAACGGCGAAGTGTTCTGCACCGCAGGCGAAGGCGCCGCCCCCATCGCACTGGAAATCGATGGCAAGGCTGTCACCTGCGACGTCCCCGAAGGCAACGGAGTGCATTAA
- a CDS encoding GGDEF domain-containing protein, with protein sequence MSDTNQKGLQENQTIANRMNVLMIALTLIMMVIYYAIGAHILVTFSIFIALGYAFNFLLIRNRRMVESTWSTYALLTLYMVVCTICLGYDYGFQLYTMSTIPLIFQLKYISKKFNQRDPKAAGFSIIILLSSLISSLYTVKVGPIYHIGGLPPLIFLGMNICIVCYFLIFFSSNTINQIIDFEIMLGRQANFDALTGLANRYRMQDYLKEIFESQEQSDGQASKFTDSSENIWVAMLDIDFFKKINDKYGHATGDRVLEKLAETLRKVCQDCEVSRWGGEEFLICGKGDPQTLLENLVKKVESVSVQSPHGNIHFTISVGVTHKTPNDTLDTWVTRADKLLYKAKENGKNQVVV encoded by the coding sequence ATGTCCGACACCAACCAGAAAGGGTTGCAAGAAAACCAGACAATCGCCAACCGAATGAACGTCCTCATGATCGCCCTGACGCTAATCATGATGGTCATTTACTACGCCATCGGCGCCCATATCCTGGTCACCTTTTCCATCTTCATCGCCCTGGGATACGCCTTCAACTTCTTGCTGATCCGGAATCGCAGGATGGTGGAATCCACCTGGAGCACCTACGCCCTACTCACCTTGTACATGGTCGTTTGCACCATATGCCTGGGCTACGATTACGGGTTCCAGCTGTACACCATGTCCACCATCCCCCTGATTTTCCAGCTGAAGTACATTTCCAAGAAATTCAACCAGCGGGACCCCAAGGCCGCCGGATTTTCCATCATCATCCTCCTTTCTAGCCTAATTTCTTCGCTGTACACAGTGAAGGTGGGGCCCATCTACCATATCGGCGGCCTACCGCCCCTGATTTTTTTGGGGATGAACATCTGCATTGTGTGCTACTTCCTGATTTTCTTTTCTAGCAACACCATCAACCAGATTATCGATTTTGAGATAATGCTGGGAAGGCAAGCTAACTTTGACGCCCTGACCGGGCTTGCCAACCGTTACAGGATGCAGGACTACCTGAAGGAAATCTTTGAATCCCAGGAACAGTCCGACGGACAGGCTAGCAAATTCACCGACAGTTCCGAGAACATCTGGGTGGCCATGCTGGACATCGACTTCTTCAAGAAAATCAACGACAAGTACGGCCACGCCACCGGCGACCGGGTTCTTGAAAAGTTGGCGGAAACATTGCGCAAGGTTTGCCAGGACTGCGAAGTCAGCCGCTGGGGCGGCGAGGAATTCTTGATTTGCGGCAAGGGAGATCCGCAGACCCTTCTAGAAAATCTGGTAAAAAAAGTCGAGAGCGTTTCTGTACAGAGCCCTCACGGTAACATCCATTTTACCATCTCGGTCGGCGTTACCCATAAGACACCCAACGACACCTTGGATACCTGGGTTACCAGGGCCGACAAGCTTTTGTACAAGGCCAAGGAAAACGGCAAGAACCAGGTGGTCGTCTAA